In Myxococcus virescens, the genomic stretch TCGTGGGCGCCCATGACCGTGGGCTGGAACGCGCCCGCTTCACGGACGTCCCAGCTGAAGAGCAATCCACCTTCGCCGCCACTGGCGAGCCGCGTGCCATCCGGGCTCCACGCCAGCGCCAGTTGGATGAGCCAGGTCCTGGCGCTCGCAACGAAGGCACCCGTGCTCAAATCCAGGACGGCGAGCTGCTCACTGGTGCTCAGCGCCAGGTGCGTCCTGTCGGGGTTGAGCGCGGCGGCCACAATGCCCGTCAACCCGGGCTCCATGCGTCGAAGGACACCGGACGTACGGTGCCAGAGGTTCCACGCCCCCTGGCTGTAGACGATGATCAGCGACGCGCCATCGGGCGTCCATTTCAGCTCGACGACAGGACTCGGCGTTTCTGGGATGCGCAGCAACTCCGTGCCGCTCCCCACGTCCCAGACCTGGACGGTTCCTTTTCTCCCGGTGGGCGACACCGTCGTGCCCGCGCCCGCCAGGGTCCGGCCGTCTGGCGTCAGCGCGGCGTGCTCCACCCTGGATTGCTGTCCATGAGACCACGGCGTCAGCTCGACAGGCGTGCGCACCCGGGTGCCCGCATTCACGTCCCAGACGCAGAGCCGGCCGTCATCGCCTCCCGTCGCGAGTCGCGTGCCCTCCTCGCTCCACCCCAAGGCACGAACGTCTCTCCCCCCATGTCCGTCCAGCGCTCCCAGCGCCTGGCCTGAATCGCTCCAGAGTCGGACCTTGCCCTCGCTGCCGGCCGATGCCAGCCGAGCTCCCGCAGGACTCCATGCCGTGGCGTTGACCGCCCGCAGATGCGCCAGCAATTCAGTGCGCCGCACGCGCGCGTGTTCCTCATCCACCTGGAAGACGGACACCGCGGCGGGCTCCCTCTCCGTCGCGACGAACGTGTTGTCGACCGGGTGGAACCGCACGGCGCCGTAGCCGGACGCACTCAGCGGGTTGGGGAGAGGCTCGAAGCCATCCGCCACCACCGTCCCGGTGTTTGCCTCCAGGACCGTCAGCGATCGGAGTCCATCCACCACCACGAGCCAGTCCTTCGTGCGGCTCCAGTCCATGCGGGCGAGCAGGCCCCACGGGCCTGTCCACATGGCCTGCTGTTCGTGGGTCGCTGCCTCATACACTCGCACGTAGCGGAAGCTGCCCACCGCGTACCGCGCTCCGTCCGGGCTCCAGGCGAAGCCATGGGCATTGCTCTGCCGGTAGAGCGGCCCGGCTGGGGCAAGCGGGTGGATCTCCACCATCTCGCCCTGCACCTCGAGTGCAATACGGCGTGCATCCGGGCTCCAGTGGATCTGGTGGACGGGATACTCCGTCAGCAAGGGCTCCCGGCGCTCCGTCCCCGTGTCCGCGGACCAGAAGCGCACTTCCCCGCCGCCCGTGTCCAGGTTGCTGATGCTGGCGAACTCGTTGCCGTCTGGATTCCAGGCAACGCCCAACACCCGGCCCGAATGGGCGCGCCAACGCTGGACAGGCGCGCCTGTGTTCGGGTCGATCCGGGCCAGCTGCCCATCTTCGAAGCCGGCGATCAGGTCCTCCATCCTGGGCCCCCACGCCACGGCACGAATGTCCGAGCCCTCCACTCGAATCACCCGGGAGACGTGGCCGAGCTGCGCATTCCAGATGCGCAGTGAGCCCTCCCCCCCGACTCGATCCAGCACCGCGAGGAGGACCCCGTCCGGGCTCCAGGCCACAGCGATGGGGTGTCGTGCACCTGACTGCCTCCACAGCGCGGAGTGCTCGAGCGTTGGCGCGAACCCCACACCACAGCGCCGGTTCTGCTCCACTCGGATGACCTGGGGCGTCTGCTCTGGTCCGCAGCGCATCCATCCGGTGAATCGCCACCCCTCCGCGGGCTCCGCCTGGAGCGTGACTTGGGTCCCCACATCGAAGCGCGCCATGCACGGGCCCGTGCAGCCGCTCAGCCCTTCCGGCGTGCTCGTGACCCGCCCTGCGCCAAAGACTTCGACGGCGAGCGTCCGCTTCCCATCATCCTGGGGTGGAGCCGGTTCGACGGTGAAGGCCACCAGTTCGGACCACGCCCCCAATTGTCCGTGGGTATCGACCGCGCGGCAGCGGGCCGAAAACTGCCCCTTCGTCTGGAAGACGGGAGCCACGTCACCGGCGGTGCCGCTGGGAACACGTTCGGACAGGCTGACTTCCGCCGCCGCACGCCCCCAGTCGAATGCGTAGGTCAGCGCGTCACCGTCCGGATCCTCGGCGATGCACCGGAAGTCTCCCGGCAATCCCGCCGTGAGCCCGACGACGGGGGCCTCGATGCGTGCCTGGCCCGGAGGGCGGGACACAGAGGGATTCGGGCTGCTTCCACTCGAACAAGCAAACACCGCACTCAGCATGAGTGCGCAGGCCACCCCGGAGCGACTGCCCCAGGCAACAGAACGAACAAACATGGATTGTCCCCCGCGTGCTCGGCCCCGTAGCGCGCGGCGTCTTGCATAGCAGGCCCCGCCCCGAAACGGCAACGGCCGGGCCCCCTCTCGGGAACCCGGCCGTCTCGCCGTGCTGGCGCGTGCGACTGAAGACTACTTCT encodes the following:
- a CDS encoding WD40 repeat domain-containing protein, whose product is MSRPPGQARIEAPVVGLTAGLPGDFRCIAEDPDGDALTYAFDWGRAAAEVSLSERVPSGTAGDVAPVFQTKGQFSARCRAVDTHGQLGAWSELVAFTVEPAPPQDDGKRTLAVEVFGAGRVTSTPEGLSGCTGPCMARFDVGTQVTLQAEPAEGWRFTGWMRCGPEQTPQVIRVEQNRRCGVGFAPTLEHSALWRQSGARHPIAVAWSPDGVLLAVLDRVGGEGSLRIWNAQLGHVSRVIRVEGSDIRAVAWGPRMEDLIAGFEDGQLARIDPNTGAPVQRWRAHSGRVLGVAWNPDGNEFASISNLDTGGGEVRFWSADTGTERREPLLTEYPVHQIHWSPDARRIALEVQGEMVEIHPLAPAGPLYRQSNAHGFAWSPDGARYAVGSFRYVRVYEAATHEQQAMWTGPWGLLARMDWSRTKDWLVVVDGLRSLTVLEANTGTVVADGFEPLPNPLSASGYGAVRFHPVDNTFVATEREPAAVSVFQVDEEHARVRRTELLAHLRAVNATAWSPAGARLASAGSEGKVRLWSDSGQALGALDGHGGRDVRALGWSEEGTRLATGGDDGRLCVWDVNAGTRVRTPVELTPWSHGQQSRVEHAALTPDGRTLAGAGTTVSPTGRKGTVQVWDVGSGTELLRIPETPSPVVELKWTPDGASLIIVYSQGAWNLWHRTSGVLRRMEPGLTGIVAAALNPDRTHLALSTSEQLAVLDLSTGAFVASARTWLIQLALAWSPDGTRLASGGEGGLLFSWDVREAGAFQPTVMGAHESTILGISWRGDGKAITTGGWDAELFSWLAPEKPSDR